A part of Setaria viridis chromosome 8, Setaria_viridis_v4.0, whole genome shotgun sequence genomic DNA contains:
- the LOC117866844 gene encoding xylanase inhibitor protein 1: MAFTRRRPSLAVSAAALLFVVLISFLLAGPASAQGKTGQVTVFWGRHRDEGSLREACDSGLYSMVIMSFLDVYGGNGNGNYHLDLSGHPFAGMGAAIKRCQFLGVPVSISIGGFGGAYSLPTNQSALALFDHLWNTYFGGSLNDTRHPFGDAWLDGVDMFLEHGDAADRYSTLALELAKHNIRAGDGKLLHLTATAHCRFPDDRVKEALDTGIFERIHVRFYDDPDCAAGFSAAEWAKWAAAYPFTKIYVGVPASPQAAETGYTDPAALRRAVLPVAQKASNYGGVMIWDRYFEKRSNYSGSIKSWV, from the coding sequence ATGGCGTTCACACGCCGGAGGCCGTCGCTAGCCGTATCCGCGGCGGCGCTTCTCTTTGTcgtgctcatcagcttcctcctcgccggcccGGCGTCGGCGCAGGGGAAGACCGGTCAGGTGACGGTGTTCTGGGGCCGGCACAGGGACGAGGGCTCCCTCCGCGAGGCCTGCGACTCCGGCCTCTACAGCATGGTCATCATGTCCTTCCTCGACGTCTACGgcggcaacggcaacggcaacTACCACCTCGACCTCTCCGGCCACCCGTTCGCCGGCATGGGCGCCGCCATCAAGCGGTGCCAGTTCCTCGGCGTCcccgtctccatctccatcggcggcttcggcggcgccTACTCGCTCCCGACCAACCAGTCGGCGCTCGCCCTCTTCGACCACCTCTGGAACACCTACTTCGGCGGCAGCCTCAACGACACGCGCCACCCCTTCGGCGACGCCTGGCTCGACGGCGTCGACATGTTCCTCGAGCACGGCGACGCGGCCGACCGCTACAGCACCCTCGCACTCGAGCTGGCCAAGCACAACATCCGCGCCGGCGACGGGAAGCTCCTGCACctgacggcgacggcgcactGCCGGTTCCCCGACGACCGCGTGAAGGAGGCGCTCGACACGGGCATCTTCGAGCGCATCCACGTCAGGTTCTACGACGACCCGGACTGCGCCGCCGGGTTCAGCGCCGCCGAGTGGGCGAAGTGGGCGGCGGCGTACCCGTTCACCAAGATCTACGTCGGCGTGCCGGCGTCGCCGCAGGCGGCTGAGACGGGGTACACGGACCCGGCGGCGCTGCGCAGGGCGGTGCTCCCGGTGGCGCAGAAGGCGAGCAACTACGGCGGCGTGATGATCTGGGACAGGTACTTCGAAAAGCGAAGCAACTACAGCGGCAGCATCAAGAGCTGGGTTTGA